The Pirellulales bacterium genome has a segment encoding these proteins:
- the nusG gene encoding transcription termination/antitermination protein NusG: protein MSDDAENPREAAEASAAAPSHVEAAPEAKADAVPETAAAESPAEGSKKKKRAEPVNSPPPASSDSNGVAEEPAPEEIRKEWYILKVQSNREESILEGLMRRVKMEGLERFFGECIVPTEMVSEFKGGKKRISKRKLYPGYLVVNMEINDDTWYVVRETPGIGDFTGSIGRPSPMLAQDVQKILAKSEEKTDEAPKLKIAFKKGDRVKINEGTFENFEGDVDSIDEANGRVIVMINIFGRSTPVELEYWQIESV, encoded by the coding sequence GTGAGCGACGACGCTGAAAATCCACGAGAAGCTGCCGAGGCGAGCGCTGCCGCTCCGTCGCACGTAGAAGCTGCGCCTGAAGCTAAGGCGGATGCCGTCCCCGAAACGGCCGCGGCGGAATCGCCCGCGGAAGGTTCGAAGAAGAAAAAGCGTGCGGAGCCAGTCAATTCGCCCCCGCCGGCTTCGTCCGATTCCAACGGCGTTGCCGAGGAGCCGGCCCCGGAGGAGATCCGCAAGGAGTGGTATATCCTCAAGGTGCAAAGCAACCGCGAGGAATCGATTCTCGAAGGATTGATGCGACGCGTGAAGATGGAGGGCCTCGAGCGATTTTTCGGCGAATGCATCGTGCCCACGGAAATGGTGTCGGAGTTCAAAGGGGGCAAAAAGCGGATCAGCAAGCGAAAGCTCTATCCGGGCTACCTCGTCGTCAACATGGAAATCAACGACGACACTTGGTACGTCGTCCGCGAGACGCCCGGCATCGGCGACTTCACCGGTTCCATCGGCCGGCCGAGCCCGATGCTCGCCCAGGACGTGCAAAAAATCCTTGCCAAGAGCGAAGAAAAGACCGACGAAGCACCGAAGCTCAAGATCGCCTTCAAGAAGGGGGATCGCGTCAAAATCAACGAAGGAACATTCGAGAATTTCGAAGGAGACGTCGACAGCATCGACGAGGCGAATGGCCGAGTGATCGTGATGATCAATATCTTCGGCCGTTCGACGCCCGTCGAATTGGAGTATTGGCAGATCGAATCGGTTTGA
- the tuf gene encoding elongation factor Tu, with product MAKDVFARTKPHVNVGTIGHIDHGKTTTTGAILAVQAAKGLAKSKSYADIAKGGTVRDETKTVTIAVSHVEYETDKRHYAHIDCPGHADFIKNMITGAAQMDGGILVVSAADGPMPQTREHILLARQVGVPALVVFLNKVDLVDDPELLELVELELRELLTHYGFPGDEIPIVRGSAKAAYDNPADPAASKCISELLDAVDSYIPEPPREVDKPFLMAVEDVFSIEGRGTVATGRIERGVVKVGDEVELIGLAEKPRKVIVTGVEMFNKTLDQGQAGDNVGCLMRGIRREEIERGQVLAKAGSITPHTRFEAEVYVLSKEEGGRHTPFFSGYRPQFYFRTTDVTGTANLVGEAEMCMPGDNARLSVELITPIAMDDGVRFAIREGGRTVGSGVVTKILA from the coding sequence ATGGCCAAAGACGTATTCGCACGGACAAAACCCCACGTCAACGTGGGAACCATCGGACACATTGACCACGGCAAGACCACGACGACCGGGGCAATCCTGGCCGTTCAGGCGGCAAAGGGATTGGCAAAATCCAAGAGCTATGCCGACATCGCCAAGGGCGGCACCGTCCGCGACGAAACCAAGACGGTGACGATCGCCGTTAGCCACGTCGAGTACGAAACCGACAAGCGGCACTACGCCCACATCGACTGTCCGGGCCACGCCGACTTCATCAAGAACATGATCACCGGCGCCGCCCAAATGGACGGCGGTATCCTGGTGGTATCGGCCGCCGACGGCCCGATGCCGCAGACGCGCGAGCATATCCTCTTGGCCCGCCAAGTCGGTGTTCCGGCGCTCGTCGTGTTCCTGAATAAGGTCGATCTGGTCGACGATCCCGAATTGCTCGAATTGGTGGAGTTGGAACTGCGCGAACTGCTCACGCACTACGGCTTCCCCGGCGATGAAATCCCGATCGTGCGCGGTTCGGCGAAAGCCGCTTACGACAATCCGGCCGATCCGGCTGCATCGAAGTGTATTTCGGAACTGCTCGATGCCGTCGACAGCTATATTCCCGAGCCGCCGCGTGAAGTCGACAAGCCGTTCTTGATGGCCGTCGAAGACGTGTTTTCGATCGAAGGGCGCGGCACCGTGGCCACGGGCCGGATCGAACGCGGCGTCGTGAAGGTCGGCGACGAAGTCGAGTTGATCGGGCTCGCCGAAAAGCCTCGTAAAGTGATCGTGACGGGCGTCGAAATGTTTAACAAGACGCTCGATCAAGGCCAAGCCGGCGACAACGTCGGCTGCCTGATGCGTGGTATTCGCCGCGAGGAAATCGAGCGTGGCCAAGTGTTGGCGAAGGCCGGCTCGATCACGCCGCACACCAGATTCGAAGCCGAAGTGTACGTGCTTTCCAAGGAAGAAGGCGGGCGGCACACGCCGTTTTTCAGCGGATATCGACCGCAGTTCTATTTCCGCACGACCGACGTGACCGGGACGGCCAATTTGGTCGGCGAAGCGGAAATGTGCATGCCCGGCGACAATGCCCGGCTTAGCGTCGAATTGATCACGCCCATCGCCATGGACGATGGCGTGCGGTTCGCTATCCGTGAAGGAGGTCGAACGGTCGGCTCGGGCGTGGTGACCAAGATTCTCGCCTAA
- a CDS encoding sigma-70 family RNA polymerase sigma factor, translating into MHTDYFNPVIRQLRDQQVRFAPREKKVEQVNRAEKLLTEIEPQRTYPYDYLCYRITDFRPELFANLKIKGQDASHDLRLFVEDLSEAADVQAETAGEQVLTVEELSRLFNVSTKTISRWRQQGLVSRRFVFDGRKRVGFLKSSVERFAAQNEERVRRGAQFSQLSDSEREQIIDRARRFSAAGGCPAEVTRRLARRMGRSIETIRYTLKQFDQEHPDIAVFPEASGPLSEESKKKIYQQYRRGGSVESLAKRFCRTKTSIYRIINEMRAKRILELPLDLIPNPSFARADAAKTILGPTPEADAPQKKVRLPSGLPPYLASLYEVPLLNREQEAHLFRKFNYLKYAAGKLREGLDPAHAKSTVMDEIERLYDQAVAVKNQIVRANLRLVVSIAKRHVGPTDNFFELVSDGNMSLIRAAEKFDYARGNKFSTYASWAIMKNFARTIPDEHRRRDRFRTSQLETFATTEDQRTDQYEQESAQSQRQSQVEKILGRLDERERKIIISRFGLDHSHEPLTLKEVGAENGVTKERIRQIEARALSKLREAAQEEKIDLPGM; encoded by the coding sequence ATGCACACCGATTATTTCAACCCAGTCATCCGGCAACTTCGCGATCAGCAGGTGCGTTTCGCTCCGCGCGAAAAAAAGGTCGAGCAAGTGAATCGTGCGGAGAAGTTGTTGACGGAAATCGAGCCCCAACGGACCTACCCCTACGACTACCTGTGCTATCGGATCACCGATTTTCGGCCTGAATTGTTTGCCAACCTGAAGATCAAGGGACAAGACGCCAGCCACGATCTGCGGTTGTTCGTCGAAGATCTCTCCGAGGCGGCGGACGTGCAGGCCGAGACGGCAGGCGAGCAAGTCCTGACGGTCGAGGAATTGAGCCGGTTGTTTAATGTCTCGACGAAGACGATCTCGCGTTGGCGCCAACAGGGGTTGGTGAGCCGGCGATTCGTTTTCGACGGCCGCAAGCGAGTCGGTTTCCTTAAAAGTTCGGTCGAGCGGTTTGCCGCTCAAAATGAGGAACGCGTCCGCCGCGGGGCGCAATTCAGCCAACTTTCAGATTCGGAACGGGAGCAGATCATCGATCGGGCGCGCCGATTTTCCGCCGCCGGAGGGTGTCCAGCCGAGGTGACGCGTCGGCTCGCGCGCCGCATGGGCCGGAGCATCGAGACCATCCGCTATACGCTCAAGCAGTTTGACCAAGAGCATCCCGACATAGCGGTTTTTCCCGAGGCGAGCGGTCCGCTTTCGGAAGAAAGCAAGAAGAAGATCTACCAACAATATCGACGGGGCGGGTCGGTCGAATCGCTGGCCAAGCGATTCTGCCGCACCAAAACGAGCATCTACCGCATCATCAATGAAATGCGGGCGAAGCGAATTTTGGAGCTGCCTCTCGACCTGATTCCGAATCCGAGTTTCGCCCGGGCCGACGCCGCCAAGACAATTCTTGGCCCGACGCCGGAGGCCGATGCTCCGCAGAAGAAGGTGCGATTGCCGAGTGGGCTGCCTCCCTATTTGGCCAGCCTGTACGAGGTGCCGCTGTTGAACCGCGAACAGGAAGCGCATCTGTTCCGGAAGTTCAACTACTTGAAGTATGCCGCCGGGAAGCTCCGCGAAGGGCTCGATCCGGCCCATGCCAAGAGCACCGTCATGGATGAAATCGAGCGGCTCTACGATCAGGCCGTGGCCGTGAAGAACCAAATCGTGCGGGCGAATTTGCGCTTGGTTGTGTCGATCGCCAAGCGGCACGTCGGGCCGACCGACAACTTTTTTGAACTAGTCAGCGACGGGAATATGTCGTTGATTCGGGCGGCGGAAAAATTCGACTATGCCCGCGGCAATAAGTTCAGCACGTACGCCAGTTGGGCCATCATGAAGAACTTCGCACGGACGATTCCCGACGAACATCGTCGCCGCGATCGATTCCGCACGAGCCAATTGGAAACGTTCGCAACGACGGAAGATCAGCGGACCGACCAGTACGAGCAGGAGAGCGCGCAGTCGCAACGGCAATCGCAGGTCGAAAAAATCCTGGGGCGCCTTGACGAGCGTGAGCGAAAGATTATCATTAGTCGATTCGGGCTCGATCACTCCCACGAACCGCTGACCTTGAAAGAGGTTGGGGCCGAGAATGGAGTGACCAAAGAGCGAATCCGCCAGATCGAAGCCCGGGCTCTGAGTAAGCTTCGCGAAGCGGCGCAAGAGGAAAAGATCGATTTGCCAGGGATGTGA
- the secE gene encoding preprotein translocase subunit SecE has protein sequence MGKEKEAAWGGFWRDMFQVGLYKRTQGRIARQVTFVALALTIIIGALRMSDVFGTTGFTRYALPGIVVVVGLWLSFRLVNLPKFADFLIAVEAEMSKVSWPTRPEMIRGSVVVIVTLVFLAAMLTIYDAIWQRLLAWLGVR, from the coding sequence ATGGGGAAAGAAAAAGAAGCAGCGTGGGGCGGTTTTTGGCGGGACATGTTCCAGGTGGGTTTGTATAAACGAACCCAAGGACGCATTGCCCGGCAGGTGACGTTCGTCGCGCTCGCGCTGACGATCATCATCGGCGCTTTGCGGATGAGCGACGTATTCGGGACGACAGGTTTCACGCGCTACGCGCTGCCAGGGATCGTCGTGGTCGTGGGGTTGTGGCTTTCGTTTCGCTTGGTGAACTTGCCGAAGTTTGCCGACTTTTTGATCGCCGTCGAAGCCGAGATGAGCAAAGTCTCTTGGCCGACGCGGCCGGAAATGATTCGCGGCTCGGTCGTCGTTATCGTGACGCTGGTTTTTCTAGCCGCGATGTTGACGATTTACGACGCGATTTGGCAACGGCTGTTGGCGTGGCTTGGCGTTCGCTGA
- a CDS encoding C1 family peptidase, which translates to MPKLRSHKRYGWVRDLPDHRDFLYSAPPHVLQNLPSAIDLRASCPPVYDQGDLGSCTANALAGADQFDQLRQDSSAPFVPSRLFIYYGERQIEGTIDSDSGAQLRDGMKVMASEGAPPETDWPYDISQFTVEPAAQAYADGLQHKVTAYQRIPQNLTQMKACLAAGFPFVFGFTVYDSFESDEVAASGIVNMPGPTEQVVGGHAVMACGYSDAQGRFIVRNSWGEDWGQAGYFTMPYAYLLSKNLCSDFWTLRTVA; encoded by the coding sequence ATGCCGAAGCTGCGAAGTCACAAGCGTTATGGTTGGGTTCGCGATCTGCCGGATCACCGCGACTTTTTGTATTCCGCGCCGCCGCACGTGTTGCAGAATCTTCCCTCGGCCATCGATTTGCGGGCCAGTTGTCCGCCGGTTTACGACCAAGGGGATCTCGGCTCTTGCACCGCCAACGCGCTGGCGGGCGCCGATCAATTCGATCAACTGCGGCAAGACAGTTCGGCTCCGTTTGTTCCTTCGCGCTTGTTCATTTACTACGGCGAGCGGCAAATCGAGGGAACAATCGACTCCGATTCCGGCGCTCAGCTTCGCGACGGGATGAAAGTGATGGCGTCGGAAGGGGCCCCGCCGGAAACGGATTGGCCGTACGACATCTCGCAGTTCACCGTCGAGCCGGCAGCACAAGCATACGCCGACGGACTGCAACACAAGGTGACCGCCTATCAGCGAATCCCGCAAAACCTGACACAGATGAAAGCTTGTTTGGCAGCCGGGTTTCCGTTCGTATTCGGATTCACCGTCTACGACAGCTTCGAGAGCGACGAGGTTGCGGCGAGCGGAATCGTGAATATGCCCGGGCCGACGGAACAAGTCGTCGGCGGACACGCCGTGATGGCCTGCGGTTATTCCGATGCTCAGGGGCGGTTCATCGTCCGCAACTCGTGGGGCGAAGATTGGGGACAAGCAGGCTATTTCACGATGCCCTACGCCTATCTGCTTTCAAAAAACCTCTGCAGCGATTTTTGGACCCTGCGAACGGTGGCCTGA